The Sardina pilchardus chromosome 5, fSarPil1.1, whole genome shotgun sequence DNA window GCTTGGCAACGTGTATTTCCTGGTTTTGATGGAACAGATAGCATTCAAACTGCAagagtgtgcatgtacagtatatgtgagtgtaaatgtaagtgtgtgtaagcaggACGGAGGATGGTGGCATCTCAACACAGCTTATGCCTCTATAGTTTAGTGAGCGAGACATCGATGATTTTCCTCACACCACTCTGTTGATCAGCTTCAAAGACAGAGCGCTGCTTCACTCAGGGCCTATGTGAACCATGGTTTAAGGACACGGTTTGTCTTCCACTAGAATTAACCTACTTCTGCCTCGTCTCCTATCTTAACTAAGGCCAGTCTATTGGACAGCACTGTATGTCAGAGCTATGCTACATCACCTCTCTCCAGGTGAAAGCAGCATGTTTTGCACATATAGTGACAGACACAAAATGGTTACATCCTCATCTTTTTCTTCAACTGACATTTGACATCATCATAACTCAAAAATAATTTAGTTCTCAAAATGTAGCAATGGTTGTGGGATGGATTAATGACAAGAGTTCAGACTTGAATAAGGATTAAAGAGTGGGGATTAAAGTTACGGCTCAAGTCTAAAATGAAAAATTGACAGAGACTCAACTGAGGACAACATTAAGTGCATTTTATTTCCACATTAAGGAGACAACAGAAGACATTCACAGTCCATTTCATTCTCCCAGTCGTCCCTGACTCCCTCACTAATACAGAGACCCacccacctcatctctctcaaCACAACTAATTCTGTCGCACTAACCCGTTCCTCTTTTCCTGTTCCAGAAGGCTCTAGAGTTTGGTTCTTTAGAAGGGAATGCATCAAGTCCAGACCCGACCGACTATCTGCCAGCGCATAATCTGGAAAAGACTAGTCTCTTGTGTGATCTAGAAAAGACTGGTCTCTTGTGTGATCTAGAAAAGACTGGTCTCTTGTGTGATCTAGAAAAGACTGGTCTCTTGTGTGATCTGGAAAAGACTAGTCTCTTGTGTGATCTAGAAAAGACTGGTCTCTTGTCAGTTTAAGTTTACAGGAATGGAAGCAGctatagaaaaaaataatttaaaaaatccTTCATTAATTGTAGATTTTAAAACCTATTTTTacgcaaaagaaaaaaatattaaagcCTACAAGTTTGGCAAAAAATATATGGAATTAGCTGTAAATAATTAAGAGTAGTGTTGTTGAACGATATTTAACAGTTTTACCACGGTCCCCAGATCCTCATTCAACTGTCTGATATCCCAATGTTTTCCACACTGTTCCTTGCTACGTCCAATTGTAAACGTTAAAGCATTTCTTGATTTCTTTCACATGAATTGGGAATAAAACACTGATGAATGATTTTAAAATGTGGACTTGGtaaaatcacattttttttttctttacaccACAGTTTTTTTGTATCTTAAACGACTGAACTTATGAATGCTGTGAGTATGATTTCTGATCCTTCATAATGCACTGATTTACATCACAGCATGGTGCCTTCTTAGTGTTCTCAGTGTTACATGAATTATGGAACTGGAATGCCAGCCAGCAGTCAAAGAAGACACAGTTAACCCCCCCGACCCcgcccagcacccccccccccctccccctttctgcCCCCCTACCCCTACCTCTAGCCCCCGCCCACCCTGGAATGAACAACCTGACCCCCGTTGGACTCTAActtcagtgtttgtttgttttgtagttGTTTGTGTCAACACCCTGCAACCCTGCTGAGAAGAGAGATTTATGGATCTATAAGGCGCCACCTTCCACGGTTATTACAGAGGAGCCTCCCAACTTCTCCGCCAGGGTTTTCCGGTCTTTGATATCCTCCAGGCCGTTCACCTGCCATTCGTGTTTGATAcctgaaacacaaacaagtcAGATTATACTACAATCCACATTACAACATtaccccacaaacacaaacaagccagATGATACCATATTAGAAATCCTAAAGAACCTCGTCTGATCTTCCTGGTTTCAtcatcaataacacacacacacacacacacacacacacacacacacacacacacacacacacacacacacacacacacacacacacacacacacacacacacacacacacacacacacacacacacgttactggGATCAACAGCCTTATTGGAGCTTCAAATCACTTTATACCACTCTCACCCCGTCTCGTACCAGTACATTTTGTAACTTATTTGACatgcttctcagccctcgatattgTAActtaaaacacaacacaatgaaAATATTGTATATGGCAACTTAAAATACAACAGAATGAATATATTGTATATGACAACTTAAAACACAACATCATGAATATATTGTACATGAcaacttaaaggaacacaaaACAATGTACATGTCATAtgtacttaaagggacacagcattttttttttagcaattaGCTCATTTGCCATCCGTCCCAGAGAGGATGCATAACTTGATTTCCCGAAAAGTTGGCATGTTCCTTTCACACAAAACGTAAAGAGGCAGAGGGAATTTCCTCGCTTTGAACAAATGCATAACTTTGCATGACTTGAAGTGACTTTGCATGACTTGAAGTGATAAAAGCTCCTGGATAATTGAAGGAGAGAACCAGGAGTAGCACTGACTACAAATTCATCTGCTAGCTTAAGGCACAACTGGCTCATCTGGCATTGCTTAGGAATCTACGTTCAGTAGTTCACAAAGGGCAGTGCTTGCACTGGTAATCCAAGACTGTTACAATGATCATTTGAGAGACATTTTTGCAGGGACACCAAAACATTGGATTGCTTTTACTTCAACAACTCGATCCCTTCagcaaagtgtgtgagtgtttgttatgACATTTCTGCTGGGCTACCAAATATAATGGGTTGCTAGTCCTTTATGAACTTGATCCACGCAGTCAGGAGTGTGGAGGTCCAGTCCACCCCTTGCTCTAAAGGAGGCAGGTCTCACCTGTGCTATCCTCCCTGGGCTAAAGGAAGTCAGTCTCACCTGTGCTATCCCCCCTTGCGCTAAGGGCACCCAGTCTCACCTGTGAAATTCCTCTTGATGGCATCCTTGGAGCTGGCGTAGATCATTTTGCTCTTCAGAGGGGCACTCTCGGGAGCCCTGGGGTGGCAGAGGGAGACATCAGACACTCATAAGCACCACACAATACCACGCAACCCTAAACGCCCCAAGTACACACAATACCCCAAAACCCTCAAAGCCCCAAGTACACACAATACCCCAAAACCCTTATGCCCTTAATTACAACCTCTATGACAATTTATAATATGAtttatttttaagaatgtattaTAAGCTGCTTAACCTGTTTTCATATTTAAAATACTGTGTTGCCTAAGCTCTTACCAGTTTTCAATTCTACAAAGGCAGCTGCCATTTGAAAGAAATGTATGCAAATGCATCACAATCCAACTACGGAGCTTAAAATACTCTTGAACAATGCTCTTGAACAATGCTCTTGAACAATGCTCTTGAACAATACTCTTGAACAATGCTCTTGAACAATGCTCTTGGACAATACTGTTGGCGAGGCCCTCACCAGAAAATAAACACGAGGTCTTCCTTCTTCGTCTCCTTGGTCTCATAGGTAGCGTCGTAGAGAGCGTAGCGACAATCGTCGGGGGGCAGCATCTTGACGAACTTCAGGTAGGGGTCACCCTCGTCGCCCTGCAGGATCTCGCGCCCTTCCTCCAGGACGATCTTCTTCTTGTCGTCGCTGAGGCAGAACAGCACGGccttcttcctcatcctcttctcctcctcggtGGCCGCCGCCTTGCGCACCTTCATCTCGTTGAAGACAGTGATGACATCGTCCGTTACGGTCACACCAGACGCCTGAGGCGAGAGACGAAAACAGAGGGGAGGGGCGGGGAAAGGATGTGTTAAAACACGACTCCAcgactccaaacacacacacaaagacactttTTGGCTTCTTATCACTCCATGGAATCCCTGCCGCTATGGTGCAATTCAATCTAAAGcatcagcacacagcacacagtaaacaGAGATGAATGACCCATGCCTTCAGACCCTGCTCCAGGAAGCAGAaatgaggacatacagtagtccTGGCGTCACCTCCATCTGTGATGATGACCTCTGGTCACCCTACTAAACAGTGTTGTGATGCTGCACTCAGCATCCAAACCTCCCACTCAAACAGATCGATGGCTGGCCTGCCCAACGCCCAAAGGCCATGAGGCCGTCAGTTTACATAATCCCTACATCTAGTACTGATCCCTCATAAGGGCCCTCAAGGTCAGCCGTGAACAAAGTTTAACaacagatagataaataaataagtaaataaaaataaacaatacaaaGAGGGGTTACAAGAACTCATACTTTAAAGGCATGTAAGAGGTTCAGGAGAAAAGTAAGCATATTCTTATGGGATGATCTGTAAAACTGTCAGAACGTGTAGCAAATCCATGGCAACAGAAGCCTGCTGGTGGACTCCTCCAGAGACGTCCCCTCGAACAAACGCCAAGGCCAAAGATGAGCTGACGCACACACTATCTAATATGCACACACCCACtggatagagctctgccctttCAAAACACAGGGCCAGAAATACACCATTTCTTCAAAGCAAGTGCATTTATCGACGGTCACTGAGGAATGGTTTTTATGTGAAGTGACATTCAGGAGATTGCAGTCTACAACACAAGCACTCAGTGGCTCATTCTGTGATGGAGCTGGATCAGC harbors:
- the LOC134079663 gene encoding cofilin-2-like, with protein sequence MASGVTVTDDVITVFNEMKVRKAAATEEEKRMRKKAVLFCLSDDKKKIVLEEGREILQGDEGDPYLKFVKMLPPDDCRYALYDATYETKETKKEDLVFIFWAPESAPLKSKMIYASSKDAIKRNFTGIKHEWQVNGLEDIKDRKTLAEKLGGSSVITVEGGAL